A single genomic interval of Noviherbaspirillum cavernae harbors:
- a CDS encoding M20/M25/M40 family metallo-hydrolase yields the protein MHPSPFRTARAPRLVLSLMAALSACAVFTCAHAADPDTKLLEAAKQAQPALIDTLKDMVSIESGSSNAAGLAKMADYTEKQLKALGARTERHKSGKGAGSTVVGTFTGTGTKRLMLMAHMDTVYPEGTLATQPWRVESGRIYGPGIADDKGGIAVILHALKMLNDAGWRDYAKVTVLFNSDEEIGSIDSGELIATLAAEHDYVFSCEPIAARAEGLLLGASGTGTVTMQVRGRTSHAGAAPELGRNALVELSHQILQTRDIAKSIPGTQLNWTVAQAGQVRNQIPERAFATADMRLTVADGFERMEAALRERVANKLVPDTETTIAIERGRPPFVASSAARELAKKAQGIYGEIGRKLALHDNTGGATDAGFAARSGKAIVLESFGLAGEGYHARDEFITVDSIVPRLYLMTRMMQEVAKAQ from the coding sequence ATGCATCCATCGCCATTCCGTACCGCACGTGCGCCGAGGCTTGTCCTGTCGCTCATGGCCGCCCTCTCCGCCTGCGCGGTGTTCACCTGCGCCCACGCAGCCGATCCCGACACCAAACTGCTGGAGGCGGCGAAGCAGGCGCAACCTGCGCTGATCGACACGCTCAAGGACATGGTGTCGATCGAATCCGGCAGCAGCAATGCGGCGGGACTGGCGAAAATGGCCGACTACACCGAGAAGCAGCTCAAGGCGCTCGGCGCACGCACTGAGCGGCACAAATCCGGCAAAGGCGCCGGCAGTACCGTGGTCGGCACCTTCACCGGCACCGGCACCAAACGGTTGATGCTGATGGCGCACATGGACACGGTGTATCCGGAAGGCACGCTGGCGACGCAGCCGTGGCGCGTCGAGAGCGGACGCATCTACGGTCCCGGCATCGCCGACGACAAGGGCGGCATCGCGGTCATCCTGCACGCGCTCAAGATGCTCAACGATGCCGGCTGGCGCGACTACGCCAAGGTGACCGTGCTGTTCAATTCGGACGAGGAAATCGGCTCGATCGATTCCGGCGAACTGATCGCGACGCTCGCCGCCGAGCACGACTACGTCTTCTCGTGCGAGCCGATCGCGGCCAGGGCGGAGGGCTTGCTGCTCGGCGCCAGCGGCACCGGCACCGTGACAATGCAGGTGCGAGGACGCACGTCGCACGCCGGCGCGGCACCCGAACTGGGCCGCAACGCACTGGTCGAGTTGTCACACCAGATCCTGCAGACCCGAGACATCGCCAAATCCATTCCGGGTACGCAATTGAACTGGACGGTGGCGCAAGCCGGACAAGTGCGCAACCAGATCCCCGAACGCGCATTCGCCACCGCCGACATGCGGCTGACCGTTGCCGACGGATTCGAGCGCATGGAAGCCGCGCTGCGTGAACGCGTGGCCAACAAGCTGGTACCCGATACAGAAACCACGATCGCGATCGAGCGCGGCCGTCCACCCTTCGTCGCCTCCTCCGCGGCGCGCGAGCTGGCGAAGAAGGCGCAAGGCATCTATGGCGAGATCGGACGCAAGCTTGCGCTGCACGACAACACCGGCGGCGCAACCGATGCCGGATTCGCGGCCCGTTCGGGCAAGGCCATCGTGCTGGAGAGCTTCGGCCTCGCCGGCGAGGGCTACCATGCGCGCGACGAATTCATCACGGTGGATTCGATCGTGCCGCGCCTGTACCTGATGACGCGCATGATGCAGGAAGTCGCGAAGGCGCAATAA
- a CDS encoding ExeA family protein, whose amino-acid sequence MYTHFFNLRQAPFSIAPDPRYLLMTHGHREALAHLMYGVNSGGGLVLLTGEIGAGKTTVCRCFLEQVPSTCNVAYIFNPKLTVDELLQSICDEFRIVRSGLVHGDAAAATIKDYVDALTEHLLAAHAQGRNNVLIIDEAQNLSADVLEQLRLLTNLETNERKLLQIILIGQPELRAILDKPELKQLAQRVIARYHLTALSERETASYIEHRLSIAGLTNAQPFPQRLARQIHRITQGVPRRINLLCDRAMLGAYAEGRHDIDFRIIGKAAAEVFGKDGAVRVNRWPHVAGGLIAGAAVIAALAWTMDIRWVKKSGAGSGPPTVVTDAPDAPQDGSRPIAGTVQASAAQGTAQPPAGLRSEKDAYLLLAQAWDVTLDDGDPCKSAAESRLHCLRSTKGLRELRQLDRPAILTLHDGENQPYYVLLTGLTDTSADIRAGDATQTLTLDALNRHFHGEFVTLWREPFAFRGVLKSGDRGAVVDWVAAQLAKRDGAKEPAKEQPFDDRLAAQVREFQTARGLTADGVIGPVTFMHLNHAAVLNEPRLRGTTDVQPDAPH is encoded by the coding sequence ATGTACACCCATTTTTTCAATCTCAGGCAAGCCCCCTTTTCGATCGCGCCCGATCCGCGCTATCTGTTGATGACGCACGGACATCGCGAGGCCTTGGCGCATCTGATGTATGGCGTCAACAGCGGTGGCGGCCTGGTGCTGCTGACCGGCGAAATCGGCGCGGGCAAGACGACGGTCTGCCGCTGCTTTCTGGAGCAGGTGCCGTCAACCTGCAACGTCGCCTACATTTTCAATCCGAAGCTGACGGTCGACGAGCTGCTGCAATCGATTTGCGATGAATTCCGCATCGTCCGCAGCGGCCTCGTGCACGGCGATGCGGCTGCTGCAACGATCAAGGACTATGTCGATGCGCTCACGGAGCATCTCCTTGCCGCCCATGCGCAAGGCCGCAACAACGTGCTCATCATCGATGAGGCGCAGAACCTGTCGGCCGACGTGCTGGAGCAATTGCGCCTGCTGACCAACCTCGAAACCAACGAGCGCAAGCTGCTGCAGATCATACTGATCGGCCAGCCGGAATTGCGCGCGATTCTCGACAAGCCGGAGTTGAAGCAGCTTGCACAACGCGTGATCGCGCGCTACCACCTCACCGCGCTGTCGGAGCGGGAAACCGCCAGCTACATCGAGCACCGGCTGTCGATCGCCGGGCTGACAAATGCGCAACCGTTTCCGCAACGGCTGGCACGGCAGATACACCGGATCACGCAGGGCGTGCCGCGCCGCATCAATCTGCTGTGCGACCGCGCCATGCTCGGTGCATATGCGGAAGGCAGGCATGACATCGATTTCCGCATCATCGGCAAGGCCGCCGCCGAGGTATTCGGCAAGGACGGCGCGGTGCGCGTCAATCGCTGGCCGCATGTGGCGGGCGGCTTGATCGCCGGTGCCGCCGTCATTGCGGCACTGGCATGGACCATGGACATACGCTGGGTCAAGAAATCGGGCGCCGGATCGGGGCCGCCGACGGTCGTCACGGACGCGCCTGATGCACCGCAAGACGGATCAAGGCCGATCGCTGGCACCGTACAGGCATCGGCTGCGCAAGGCACGGCACAACCGCCGGCCGGCCTGCGCAGCGAGAAAGACGCCTACCTCCTGCTGGCTCAAGCCTGGGACGTGACACTGGACGATGGCGATCCGTGCAAGTCCGCAGCCGAAAGCAGGCTGCACTGCCTGCGCAGCACCAAGGGCTTGCGCGAGCTGCGGCAGCTGGACCGCCCCGCCATACTGACCCTGCACGATGGCGAGAACCAGCCGTACTACGTGCTGCTGACCGGCCTGACCGATACCAGCGCCGACATCCGCGCCGGCGACGCGACGCAAACACTGACGCTGGATGCCTTGAACCGGCATTTTCACGGCGAGTTCGTCACATTGTGGCGCGAACCGTTCGCGTTTCGCGGCGTGCTGAAATCCGGCGATCGCGGTGCGGTTGTGGACTGGGTTGCCGCGCAACTGGCAAAGCGAGATGGTGCAAAGGAGCCGGCGAAAGAGCAGCCCTTCGACGACCGGCTGGCCGCGCAAGTGCGCGAGTTCCAGACGGCGCGCGGACTGACCGCGGATGGCGTGATCGGACCGGTCACGTTCATGCATCTCAATCATGCGGCCGTGCTGAATGAACCGCGCTTGCGTGGCACGACCGATGTGCAGCCAGATGCACCGCATTAG
- a CDS encoding general secretion pathway protein GspB gives MSYILDALKKAEAERSLGAVPNLHAQPFVAAPSADRSAWRTPWSWATLAILAAAGALALLQPWRAPVPPGASAPMPVAPNPPLPQVATAPAAPAHTAPPVAAKETPPPPPARVKSVKPALAEKKPAPQPVAKVVKESKPAADTPAANEPPVVTLRELPESIQREVPRLTTNGYIYSSNKADRTVLINQKLLHEGDQIAPDLTLEKLTPSGMVLNYKGYRYRTSY, from the coding sequence ATGTCTTACATCCTCGACGCATTGAAGAAAGCGGAAGCGGAACGCAGCTTGGGCGCGGTACCGAATCTGCACGCGCAGCCGTTTGTTGCCGCACCGTCGGCAGACCGATCCGCCTGGCGCACGCCATGGTCATGGGCGACGCTCGCGATCCTGGCAGCGGCCGGTGCGCTTGCCCTGCTCCAGCCATGGCGCGCGCCCGTGCCGCCGGGGGCGAGCGCCCCCATGCCTGTGGCCCCGAACCCGCCCCTGCCGCAGGTCGCCACCGCGCCTGCTGCGCCAGCGCACACCGCACCGCCAGTGGCAGCAAAGGAAACGCCTCCGCCGCCACCCGCCAGGGTGAAATCGGTGAAACCCGCGCTTGCCGAGAAAAAGCCTGCGCCACAGCCAGTGGCGAAAGTCGTCAAGGAATCAAAACCGGCAGCGGACACTCCTGCGGCAAATGAACCGCCGGTCGTCACGCTGCGCGAACTGCCGGAGAGCATTCAACGGGAAGTTCCCCGTCTGACCACCAACGGTTACATCTATTCCTCCAACAAGGCGGACCGCACGGTGCTGATCAATCAGAAACTGCTGCATGAAGGCGACCAGATCGCCCCCGATCTGACGCTGGAAAAGCTGACGCCAAGCGGCATGGTGCTCAATTACAAGGGATATCGGTACAGGACTTCCTATTGA
- a CDS encoding DMT family transporter, with protein MNGFLYLLTVLIWGTTWIAIKWQLGEVPPPVSIAYRFWIAAAVLLALLAIMRKPLWPPRQAWPYLVAQGITLFCCNFLCFYFASQWVPSGLVAVVFSTAPLWNALNGRIFLGRPIEGTVVFGAVLGLAGITLLFLPQMQGHWSDGGMLSGLGLALLGTLFFSTGNLLSSRMQTLGLTPWLTNSWAMLIGASILGTASLALGLPFVLESSVRYLGSLLYLAIPGSVIGFTAYLLLVGRMGPERAAYCTVLFPVVALTISTFFEGYQWTLAAFAGLALVLTGNLLTFFPSGMRRAAA; from the coding sequence ATGAACGGCTTCCTTTACCTTCTGACCGTGCTGATCTGGGGCACCACATGGATCGCGATCAAATGGCAACTGGGCGAGGTGCCGCCGCCGGTATCCATCGCGTACCGCTTCTGGATTGCCGCAGCCGTGCTGCTGGCGCTGCTGGCCATCATGCGCAAGCCGCTGTGGCCGCCACGACAGGCTTGGCCCTATCTGGTGGCGCAGGGCATCACGCTGTTCTGCTGCAATTTCCTGTGCTTTTACTTCGCCAGCCAATGGGTGCCGAGCGGGCTGGTCGCGGTGGTGTTTTCCACCGCACCGCTGTGGAACGCGCTCAATGGCCGGATCTTTCTCGGGCGTCCGATAGAGGGGACGGTGGTATTCGGCGCGGTGCTTGGATTGGCCGGCATCACCTTGCTGTTCCTGCCGCAAATGCAGGGGCACTGGAGCGATGGCGGCATGCTGTCGGGACTCGGACTGGCGCTGCTGGGCACGCTGTTTTTTTCCACCGGCAACTTGCTGTCCTCCCGCATGCAGACGCTGGGACTCACGCCCTGGTTGACCAACAGCTGGGCGATGCTGATCGGCGCGTCGATCCTCGGCACGGCCAGCCTTGCACTCGGCCTGCCGTTCGTGCTGGAGTCATCGGTGCGCTATCTCGGCTCGCTGCTTTACCTCGCGATCCCCGGTTCGGTCATCGGCTTCACCGCCTATCTGCTGCTGGTCGGACGCATGGGGCCGGAACGGGCCGCCTACTGCACGGTCCTGTTTCCGGTGGTCGCGCTCACGATATCGACGTTCTTCGAAGGGTATCAATGGACGCTCGCGGCATTCGCGGGATTGGCGCTGGTCTTGACGGGCAATCTGCTGACCTTTTTCCCGTCCGGCATGCGCAGGGCAGCGGCCTGA
- a CDS encoding methyl-accepting chemotaxis protein: MLQLQRSGTPTCEEARAATKLSGEACGALINLSGRRRFTSQRIVLYSVLASLGDAQALDTAREALTLFRDAHIALMDGKGELPGVFCEELREACFGTLRGDEHIWNFIRLAERILDAMQANYRQAPALLEELVQSATPMLAILNRITAIYEEQSKRYALQVKKQLRGIMSDIETIAKQARMVAFNAQIVAARAGEAGREFSVVASVLSGITGEIDGLVREALNGSAA; the protein is encoded by the coding sequence ATGCTGCAGCTTCAACGAAGCGGAACGCCGACATGTGAAGAAGCCAGGGCCGCGACCAAGCTCTCGGGGGAAGCATGCGGCGCGCTGATCAACCTGTCGGGCCGCCGCCGCTTCACCTCGCAACGGATTGTGCTGTATTCGGTACTGGCATCGCTCGGGGATGCGCAAGCGCTCGACACCGCGCGTGAGGCGCTGACCTTGTTCCGCGATGCGCATATCGCGCTGATGGACGGCAAGGGCGAGCTGCCGGGCGTGTTTTGCGAGGAACTGCGGGAAGCCTGTTTCGGTACGTTGCGCGGCGATGAACACATCTGGAATTTCATCCGGCTGGCGGAACGCATCCTCGATGCGATGCAGGCGAATTACCGCCAGGCACCGGCGCTGCTGGAGGAGCTGGTACAGAGCGCGACCCCGATGCTCGCCATCCTCAATCGCATCACCGCCATTTATGAAGAACAGTCGAAGCGATATGCGCTGCAGGTGAAGAAGCAGTTGCGCGGCATCATGAGCGACATCGAAACGATCGCCAAGCAGGCCCGCATGGTGGCCTTCAATGCCCAGATTGTTGCGGCCCGGGCCGGCGAGGCGGGCCGCGAATTCTCGGTGGTGGCGAGCGTGCTGTCGGGCATCACGGGAGAGATCGACGGACTGGTGCGCGAGGCATTGAACGGTTCGGCCGCTTGA
- a CDS encoding CHRD domain-containing protein, which produces MKHIFSRPVFRWSLAATFAVMLAACGSSGSDAPLAAADTTTDTSTPASTTPASTTPASTTPAGTTPDSTSGTTIPPITQAAAQELVNTYAATLTGGEVSPATTSTARGAGTIEIDPATRVLVATLTTTGITGTAAAVQSGAAGVNGAVVFPFTETVAGSGIWTYTEALTETRYNEFLAAVGNLYFSVSSTAFPAGEIRGQLLAQTATTGTTGSTTGTTTATGSSTSSTGAAIDVSNSTAFTSALRGVHEVPTNTSTAHGAGSVVVDPVSRAMVGAVMTTGVTGTVAHIHIGAPGVAGAIVFPMTETTAGSGIWTVTGTLTEEQLTTLRSGNYYFNVHSVAFPSGEIRGQISPLQRTLASIGTGTTGTTGTTGTTGTTGTGTTGTGTSSNGTSGTGTTGTGATTYTM; this is translated from the coding sequence ATGAAACACATTTTTTCCAGACCCGTATTCCGCTGGTCGCTGGCAGCGACTTTTGCCGTGATGCTCGCAGCGTGCGGCAGCAGCGGCAGCGACGCGCCCCTTGCGGCGGCGGATACCACGACCGATACCTCGACGCCGGCAAGTACCACGCCTGCCAGCACCACACCAGCCAGTACCACGCCGGCCGGCACGACACCTGACTCAACGAGCGGCACCACCATTCCTCCCATCACCCAGGCGGCAGCGCAGGAATTGGTCAATACCTACGCGGCAACGCTGACGGGAGGCGAAGTCAGTCCGGCCACAACCAGTACCGCACGCGGCGCCGGCACGATCGAAATCGACCCCGCCACGCGCGTGCTGGTAGCAACCCTGACGACGACCGGCATCACCGGCACAGCCGCCGCGGTGCAATCCGGTGCCGCCGGCGTCAACGGCGCGGTCGTGTTTCCGTTCACGGAAACCGTTGCCGGCAGCGGAATCTGGACCTACACGGAAGCGCTGACCGAAACCCGGTACAACGAGTTTCTGGCGGCAGTCGGCAACCTCTATTTCAGCGTGAGCAGCACCGCCTTCCCGGCAGGAGAAATCCGCGGACAATTGCTGGCGCAAACCGCAACGACCGGCACGACGGGCAGCACGACCGGCACCACCACGGCGACCGGCTCAAGCACATCAAGCACTGGAGCCGCCATTGACGTCAGCAACAGCACGGCATTCACCTCCGCGCTGCGCGGTGTGCATGAAGTTCCGACCAACACGAGTACCGCCCACGGCGCGGGATCCGTTGTGGTTGATCCGGTGTCGCGTGCCATGGTCGGAGCCGTGATGACGACCGGCGTTACCGGCACAGTCGCGCACATCCACATCGGCGCGCCGGGCGTCGCGGGTGCCATCGTCTTCCCGATGACCGAAACCACAGCCGGAAGCGGGATCTGGACGGTGACAGGCACGCTCACCGAAGAACAGTTAACCACCCTGCGGTCAGGCAACTACTACTTCAATGTTCATAGCGTCGCATTCCCGAGCGGAGAAATACGCGGCCAGATTTCGCCGCTGCAACGAACTTTGGCAAGCATAGGTACCGGCACCACGGGAACCACTGGCACCACGGGAACCACCGGCACCACGGGAACTGGAACCACGGGAACTGGAACTTCCAGCAACGGAACGTCGGGAACCGGCACGACAGGTACCGGAGCCACCACCTACACCATGTGA
- a CDS encoding AraC family transcriptional regulator → MPCQYPDSSPHPAQTAAIAPSVFKTLRGTNAEMERFAWIGDELAIAIWRRETDEELTSYIQPGHHTLSCYLAGGYRTEREQMPGMYGSPGRLCTLPDNHESHWMVRDTLRFLHVYFLPQHFTRRAVTELDREPRELTLADRTYFAHPCIASLCERLEGVPWQGADALLQANEITHAILSELLKSQSSQRRDLRLKGGLAPAVRRRLAEFIEAHLDRSITLGMLAHIACMSEYHLARMFRISFGMPPHAWIAERRIDCAKQLLKTGTMSLQQIALACGYADLSHFSHRFRAAAGVAPSRYRKALTSD, encoded by the coding sequence ATGCCATGCCAGTACCCTGACAGCAGCCCGCATCCCGCGCAAACGGCGGCCATTGCGCCTTCGGTATTCAAGACGCTGCGCGGAACCAATGCCGAGATGGAGCGCTTCGCGTGGATTGGCGACGAGCTGGCGATCGCCATCTGGCGGCGTGAAACCGACGAAGAGCTGACGTCGTACATCCAGCCGGGCCACCATACCCTGTCCTGCTATCTCGCCGGCGGCTATCGCACCGAGCGCGAACAGATGCCCGGCATGTACGGCAGCCCGGGACGCCTCTGCACGCTGCCTGACAATCATGAATCGCACTGGATGGTGCGCGACACGCTGCGCTTCCTGCATGTCTATTTTCTGCCGCAGCACTTCACGCGGCGCGCCGTCACCGAACTCGACCGCGAACCACGCGAACTGACGCTGGCCGACCGTACCTATTTCGCGCATCCGTGCATCGCGAGCTTGTGCGAGCGGCTTGAAGGAGTGCCGTGGCAAGGCGCCGATGCGCTGCTGCAGGCAAATGAAATCACGCACGCCATCCTGAGCGAACTGCTGAAATCGCAGTCATCGCAGCGGCGCGACCTCCGGCTCAAGGGTGGCCTCGCGCCCGCGGTGCGGCGGCGGCTGGCCGAATTCATCGAGGCGCATCTCGACCGCAGCATCACGCTCGGCATGCTCGCGCACATTGCCTGCATGTCGGAATACCACCTCGCGCGCATGTTCCGTATTTCGTTCGGCATGCCACCGCATGCGTGGATCGCCGAGCGCCGCATCGACTGCGCGAAGCAGTTGCTGAAGACCGGCACCATGTCATTGCAGCAGATCGCGCTTGCCTGCGGCTACGCGGACCTGAGCCATTTCAGCCATCGCTTTCGCGCCGCGGCGGGCGTCGCGCCCAGTCGCTATCGCAAGGCGCTGACGAGCGATTGA
- a CDS encoding GGDEF domain-containing protein yields MQLDALTAGTALILVQLCVAVIMTGIFFATPSEKCTRYWVLSGFSIGTGILITVLNGGAPRPALLIIGNSILILGVVLQWSGIRAFYKKPLGYAGWIIAAIFFVVYCALLLQEAPARHRVILLSAVMLSLLILYFHEIWTSQKRHTFASMLSLGAVVLLGIDYVFRFSIMAFKYAVSLPTTNSLLSITLTYLIPTAGTMLLSFGLLLLYFERIVADKHHLATHDDLTGLFNRRAIVAAGEREVSVALRMKRPLAVAFVDIDFFKQINDKHGHHTGDRVLVEVAQVLTRTCRGIDLAGRYGGEEFCIILPGMEQDDLPVVGERLVSAVCHHNFPDAGSVTISIGLATLAADERECSWAGLIRKADAELYKAKAAGRNCYSMAAVNRQDLAATA; encoded by the coding sequence GTGCAACTGGATGCTTTGACTGCGGGCACCGCGCTGATCCTGGTGCAATTGTGCGTGGCCGTCATCATGACCGGCATCTTCTTCGCGACGCCCAGCGAAAAATGTACGCGCTACTGGGTCCTCTCGGGATTCTCCATCGGTACCGGCATCCTGATCACCGTCCTGAATGGCGGCGCACCGCGTCCGGCACTACTGATCATCGGCAACAGCATACTGATACTCGGCGTCGTGTTGCAGTGGTCCGGCATCCGGGCCTTCTACAAAAAACCGCTGGGTTATGCCGGCTGGATCATCGCCGCAATCTTCTTCGTCGTCTATTGCGCACTGCTTCTGCAGGAAGCGCCTGCCAGGCATCGCGTCATCCTGCTTTCGGCAGTGATGCTGTCGCTGCTGATTCTCTATTTTCACGAAATCTGGACGAGCCAGAAGCGTCACACCTTTGCAAGCATGCTGAGCCTGGGCGCGGTGGTCTTGCTGGGCATAGACTATGTCTTCCGCTTTTCCATCATGGCATTCAAGTACGCAGTATCGCTGCCGACGACCAATTCCCTGCTGTCGATCACGTTGACGTATCTGATACCGACCGCCGGGACGATGCTGCTGTCGTTCGGATTGCTGCTGCTGTATTTCGAACGCATCGTCGCCGACAAGCACCATCTGGCCACGCATGACGACCTGACTGGCCTGTTCAATCGGCGCGCTATCGTCGCCGCCGGCGAACGCGAAGTGTCGGTGGCGCTCCGCATGAAGCGGCCGCTTGCCGTCGCCTTCGTCGACATCGACTTTTTCAAGCAGATCAACGACAAGCACGGCCACCACACAGGTGACCGCGTTCTTGTCGAAGTCGCGCAAGTCCTCACGCGCACATGCCGCGGCATCGATCTTGCGGGACGGTATGGCGGCGAGGAATTCTGCATCATCCTGCCCGGCATGGAGCAAGACGACCTTCCCGTCGTTGGCGAACGTCTGGTGAGCGCGGTCTGCCACCACAACTTTCCGGATGCCGGCAGCGTGACGATCAGCATCGGCCTTGCCACGCTGGCTGCCGACGAACGCGAATGCTCGTGGGCCGGCCTGATCCGCAAGGCGGACGCCGAACTCTACAAGGCCAAGGCGGCGGGACGGAACTGCTATTCGATGGCAGCCGTCAACCGGCAAGACCTGGCGGCGACTGCTTAG
- a CDS encoding malic enzyme-like NAD(P)-binding protein, whose protein sequence is MKSLEQNALEYHSHGQPGKIAIQVTKAVGSQADLSLAYSPGVAVPCIEIHKNPAKAYEYTAKGNLVGVITNGTAVLGLGDIGALAGKPVMEGKSVLFKKFAGIDAFDIEIDETDPEKLVDIIAALHPTFGGINLEDIKAPECFFIEHHLRDRLSIPVFHDDQHGTAIVVGAGLLNAVQLTGRDITKLKVVCSGAGAAAMACLDLLLDLGVQRENIFVCDSRGVLTTNRELTKEKRAWAQNTDAKTMSDVMHMADMFLGVSGPGLLKQDDVKKMAAKPIVFALANPEPELRPELVREVAPDAIVATGRSDYPNQINNALCFPYLFRAALDSAATNINQPMKLACVEALAAMARSDEHFGRDYIVPTLLDKRLLTGVTPKIATAAHESGVARKHLNEEEYRAQLEALAKTLL, encoded by the coding sequence ATGAAATCGCTGGAACAAAATGCGCTGGAATACCACTCCCACGGACAGCCCGGAAAAATCGCCATTCAAGTCACCAAGGCGGTCGGCAGCCAGGCCGACCTCTCGCTCGCCTATTCGCCGGGCGTCGCCGTGCCCTGCATCGAGATCCACAAGAACCCCGCCAAGGCCTATGAATACACTGCCAAGGGCAATCTGGTCGGCGTGATCACCAACGGCACAGCCGTGCTCGGCCTGGGCGACATCGGCGCGCTGGCAGGCAAGCCGGTCATGGAAGGCAAGTCGGTCCTGTTCAAGAAGTTCGCGGGCATCGACGCTTTCGACATCGAAATCGACGAAACCGATCCGGAAAAGCTGGTGGACATCATCGCCGCACTGCACCCGACTTTCGGCGGCATCAACCTCGAAGACATCAAGGCGCCGGAATGCTTCTTCATCGAGCATCACCTGCGCGACCGCCTGTCGATCCCGGTCTTCCACGACGACCAGCACGGTACCGCGATCGTGGTGGGTGCCGGCCTGCTGAATGCGGTTCAGCTGACCGGACGCGATATCACGAAGCTCAAGGTGGTCTGCTCCGGCGCGGGCGCGGCGGCGATGGCTTGCCTCGACCTCTTGCTGGACCTGGGCGTGCAGCGTGAAAACATCTTCGTCTGCGACAGCCGCGGCGTGCTGACCACGAACCGCGAATTAACCAAAGAGAAGCGTGCCTGGGCGCAGAACACCGACGCCAAGACCATGTCGGACGTGATGCACATGGCCGACATGTTCCTCGGCGTGTCCGGCCCGGGCCTGCTGAAGCAGGACGACGTGAAGAAGATGGCCGCCAAGCCGATCGTGTTCGCGCTGGCCAACCCCGAGCCGGAACTGCGGCCGGAACTGGTGCGCGAAGTCGCGCCGGATGCCATCGTCGCCACCGGTCGCTCCGACTATCCGAACCAGATCAACAACGCGCTGTGCTTCCCCTACCTGTTCCGCGCCGCGCTCGATTCTGCCGCGACCAACATCAATCAGCCGATGAAGCTGGCCTGCGTCGAGGCGCTTGCCGCCATGGCGCGCAGCGACGAACACTTCGGCCGCGATTACATCGTGCCGACCCTGCTCGACAAGCGTCTGCTGACAGGTGTGACGCCGAAGATCGCTACTGCCGCGCACGAGAGCGGCGTGGCGCGCAAGCATCTGAATGAGGAGGAATACCGGGCGCAGCTGGAGGCGCTGGCGAAGACGCTGCTGTGA
- a CDS encoding DUF3617 domain-containing protein, whose translation MPKPFLSFLTLSLLSASVSVAAFAADRMKPGLWEMTIKSDAMKAMPKLSAEQMEQMRKMGMNVPQIQDGGMVSKVCVTKEIAERDEPLDADAKEMGCQSKNFQRSGNGYSAEIVCNGALMKGEGKAKGTYSGNDSYTATYDFKGTMHGQPVTQHSETRGKWLSADCGNVKPVADFARKK comes from the coding sequence ATGCCCAAGCCCTTCCTTTCATTCCTGACGCTGTCATTGTTGTCCGCATCCGTTTCAGTCGCCGCTTTCGCTGCAGATCGGATGAAGCCGGGCCTGTGGGAAATGACGATCAAATCCGACGCCATGAAAGCGATGCCGAAGCTGTCGGCGGAGCAGATGGAACAGATGCGCAAGATGGGAATGAATGTGCCGCAGATACAGGATGGCGGCATGGTCAGCAAGGTTTGCGTCACGAAGGAGATTGCCGAGCGCGACGAGCCGCTGGACGCAGACGCGAAGGAAATGGGTTGCCAATCGAAAAATTTCCAGCGCAGCGGCAATGGTTATTCAGCCGAGATCGTTTGCAACGGTGCGCTCATGAAAGGCGAGGGCAAAGCCAAGGGAACGTATTCAGGCAACGACAGCTATACCGCCACGTACGATTTCAAGGGAACGATGCATGGTCAACCCGTGACCCAGCATAGCGAAACGCGCGGCAAGTGGTTGAGCGCCGATTGCGGCAACGTGAAACCTGTTGCCGACTTCGCAAGGAAAAAATAA